Proteins from one Salvelinus sp. IW2-2015 linkage group LG9, ASM291031v2, whole genome shotgun sequence genomic window:
- the six6a gene encoding homeobox protein SIX6, with protein MFQLPILNFSPQQVAGVCETLEESGDIERLGRFLWSLPVAPAACEVLNKNESVLRARAIVAYHTGNFRELYHILENHKFTKESHTKLQALWLEAHYQEAEKLRGRPLGPVDKYRVRKKFPLPRTIWDGEQKTHCFKERTRHLLREWYLQDPYPNPSKKRELAQATGLTPTQVGNWFKNRRQRDRAAAAKNRLQQQGMSQGSVRSLADDDGTVDRLGPASSPEASLSSKAATSAISITSSDSECDI; from the exons ATGTTTCAGCTGCCTATCTTGAATTTTAGCCCCCAGCAGGTTGCGGGGGTTTGCGAGACCCTGGAAGAGAGCGGGGACATTGAGCGCCTCGGTCGCTTCCTCTGGTCTCTGCCGGTTGCCCCAGCTGCCTGCGAGGTCCTCAACAAGAATGAGTCGGTGCTTAGGGCGCGGGCAATCGTGGCCTACCACACCGGGAATTTCCGAGAACTCTACCACATTCTGGAGAACCACAAGTTCACCAAAGAGTCTCACACTAAACTACAGGCCCTGTGGCTCGAGGCGCACTACCAGGAGGCAGAGAAGCTGCGGGGCCGCCCGCTAGGGCCAGTGGACAAATACAGGGTGCGGAAGAAGTTCCCTCTACCCAGAACGATATGGGACGGAGAGCAAAAGACCCACTGCTTCAAGGAGAGAACCCGACATTTGTTACGAGAATGGTACTTGCAGGAYCCTTACCCGAACCCGAGCAAAAAGAGGGAGCTCGCGCAGGCTACTGGACTTACTCCCACACAAGTSGGAAACTGGTTCAAAAATCGTAGACAAAGGGATAGAGCGGCGGCTGCGAAAAATAG GCTACAACAGCAAGGGATGTCCCAAGGCTCGGTTCGGTCTTTGGCAGATGATGATGGAACCGTCGATCGACTCGGTCCCGCCTCTAGTCCCGAGGCAAGTTTGTCAAGCAAAGCCGCCACCTCGGCTATCTCGATCACTTCCAGCGACAGCGAATGTGACATCTAA